Proteins encoded together in one Camelina sativa cultivar DH55 chromosome 9, Cs, whole genome shotgun sequence window:
- the LOC104711203 gene encoding peroxisomal membrane protein 11B-like, whose amino-acid sequence MASDTLDKLVVFLAKRDGIDKLVKTFQYVAKLACWHVEATRPEAADRFKKWEVASGLSRKAFRTGRSLTGFNALRRNPGATPVIRLLAVLANSGEMVYFFFDHFLWLSRIGSLDAKLAKKMSFISAFGESFGYTFFIIIDCIFIRQRLDSLKKLRYPSDETKDEINAKISEIRGDIVMRLMGISANIADLIIALAEIQPNPFCNHTVTLGISGLVSAWAGWYRNWPTS is encoded by the exons ATGGCGTCGGACACGTTGGACAAGCTGGTTGTGTTCTTGGCCAAAAGAGACGGAATAGACAAGCTTGTTAAGACATTCCAATATGTGGCAAAGCTCGCGTGCTGGCACGTTGAAGCCACACGACCCGAAGCTGCCGATAGGTTCAAGAAGTGGGAGGTGGCTTCCGGTCTCAGCCGCAAAGCCTTCAG GACAGGGAGATCTCTCACGGGGTTTAATGCGCTGAGACGAAACCCTGGGGCAACCCCGGTGATCCGTCTCTTGGCGGTCCTAGCCAATTCAGGAGAAATGGtttacttcttcttcgatcatTTTCTTTGGTTATCAAGAATTGGATCATTAGACGCCAAGCTCGCCAAGAAAATGAGTTTTATCTCCGCTTTTGGCGAATCTTTCGGCTAtactttcttcatcatcattgatTGCATCTTCATAAGGCAGAGACTCGACTCCTTGAAAAAACTCCGGTATCCGTCCgatgaaacaaaagatgaaatCAACGCCAAAATTAGCGAAATCCGTGGCGATATAGTGATGAGGTTGATGGGAATATCAGCCAACATTGCAGATTTGATTATCGCATTGGCGGAAATTCAACCGAACCCGTTTTGTAACCACACGGTTACACTTGGTATAAGCGGTTTAGTTTCGGCTTGGGCTGGTTGGTATAGGAATTGGCCCACCTCGTGA
- the LOC104711205 gene encoding NO-associated protein 1, chloroplastic/mitochondrial-like produces MALRTLSTFPSLPRRLTRREPNFSVIYRKQASSIVCKSIASSESPVSLSERDGFAAAAPTPGERFLENQRAHEAKKVVKREIKKEKKKKIKEEVVRKVVDTSVSCCYGCGAPLQTSEVDSPGFVDLITYDLKKKHHQLRTIICGRCQLLSHGHMITAVGGNGGYPGGKQFVSADELREKLSHLRHEKALIVKLVDIVDFNGSFLARVRDLVGANPIILVITKIDLLPKGTDMNCIGDWVVEMTTRKKLNVLSVHLTSSKSLDGVSGVASEIQKEKKGRDVYILGAANVGKSAFINALLKTMAERDPVAAAAQKYKPIQSAVPGTTLGPIQINAFLGGEKLYDTPGVHLHHRQAAVVHSDDLPALAPQNRLRGQSFDISTLPTSLSSSPKGESLNGYTFFWGGLVRIDILKVLPETCITFYGPKALDIHVVPTKTATDFYQKELGVLLTPPSGKDQIQEWKGLQSHRLLQIEIIDAKRPASDVAISGLGWISIEPIRKTRGTEPRDLNEAEHQIRICVSVPKPVEVFLRPTLPIGATGAEWYQYRDLTDEEEEVRPKWHF; encoded by the exons ATGGCGCTACGGACACTCTCAACGTTTCCGTCTCTTCCTCGTCGTCTCACCAGACGTGAACCAAATTTCTCCGTGATTTACCGGAAGCAAGCGAGTTCAATTGTGTGTAAATCCATCGCTAGTTCTGAATCTCCGGTTTCGCTCTCAGAACGAGATGGATTCGCTGCGGCTGCTCCGACTCCTGGAGAGAGGTTCTTGGAGAACCAAAGAGCTCATGAAGCTAAGAAAGTGgtgaagagagagattaaaaaagagaagaagaagaagataaaggaaGAAGTTGTGCGAAAAGTTGTTGATACTTCGGTCTCGTGTTGTTACGGCTGCGGAGCTCCGTTACAGACTTCCGAAGTTGATTCTCCTGGATTTGTTGATCTGATCACTTACGATTTG aagaagaagcatcatcaGTTAAGAACTATAATATGTGGAAGGTGTCAGCTTTTGTCTCATGGACATATGATTACAGCAGTTGGTGGTAACGGAGGATACCCTGGTGGGAAACAGTTTGTTTCAGCTGATGAACTTAGGGAGAAGCTTTCTCATTTGCGCCATGAGAAAGCTTTGATTGTCAAATTG GTTGACATTGTGGATTTTAATGGAAGCTTTTTAGCTCGTGTTCGTGACTTAGTTGGAGCTAATCCGATTATACTAGTTATAACTAAG ATTGATCTTCTTCCGAAAGGAACAGATATGAACTGTATTGGGGATTGGGTTGTAGAAATGACCACGAGGAAAAAGCTTAA TGTCTTGAGTGTCCATCTCACAAGTTCAAAATCTCTGGATGGAGTTAGCGGAGTTGCATCAGAAATCCAGAAGGAGAAAAAG gGACGAGATGTCTACATTCTG GGTGCAGCGAACGTAGGGAAGTCAGCATTCATCAATGCTTTGCTGA AAACAATGGCCGAAAGGGACCCTGTTGCAGCAGCGGCGCAAAAGTACAAACCAATTCAATCTGCTGTCCCTGGAACCACCTTGGGTCCGATTCAGATCAACGCCTTCCTCGGTGGAGAG AAGTTGTATGATACACCGGGTGTGCACCTACACCATAGACAAGCAGCTGTTGTTCATTCAGATGATTTACCAGCCCTTGCTCCTCAAAATCGACTCAGAGGCCAGTCTTTCGAT ATTTCAACTTTGCCAACTTCACTGTCAAGTAGTCCCAAGGGTGAGAGCTTAAATGGCTATACATTTTTCTGGGGAGGTCTCGTCAGGATCGACATCTTGAAG GTTCTACCGGAAACATGTATCACATTCTATGGTCCAAAGGCTCTTGATATTCATGTAGTACCAACCAAAACAGCTACGGACTTTTACCAG AAAGAACTGGGTGTGCTTCTGACACCTCCATCAGGGAAAGATCAGATTCAAGAGTGGAAAGGATTACAATCTCATCGTTTACTCCAAATCGAAATCATTGATGCAAAAAG ACCGGCTAGTGATGTTGCAATTTCTGGGTTAGGATGGATTTCAATTGAACCAATTCGCAAAACACGTGGAACAGAACCGAGAGATCTCAACGAAGCAGAGCATCAGATACGTATTTGTGTCAGTGTGCCAAAACCAGTTGAAGTATTTCTCCGACCAACATTACCAATTGGTGCTACAGGTGCTGAATGGTATCAGTACCGTGATTTAaccgatgaggaagaagaagtaagacCCAAATGGCacttctaa
- the LOC104711204 gene encoding probable aquaporin TIP5-1, which produces MRRMIPTSFSSKFQGVISMNALRCYVSEFISTFFFVLAAVGSVMASRKLMAGDVSGPFGVLIPAIANAFALSSSVYISWNVSGGHVNPAVTFGMAVAGRISVPTALFYWTSQMIASVMACLVLKVTVVEQHVPIYKIAGEMTGFGASILEGVLAFVLVYTVFTANDPRRGLPLAVGPIFIGFVAGANVLAAGPFSGGSMNPACAFGSAMIYGSFKNQAVYWVGPLLGGATAALVYDNVVVPAEDDRGSSTGDAIDV; this is translated from the exons ATGAGAAGAATGATTCCAACATCGTTTTCAAGTAAGTTTCAAGGAGTAATAAGTATGAATGCGTTGAGATGTTACGTGTCGGAGTTTatctccaccttcttcttcgtcctcgcTGCCGTTGGTTCCGTCATGGCTTCAA GGAAGTTGATGGCGGGTGATGTGTCGGGTCCGTTTGGTGTATTAATACCGGCGATTGCGAATGCGTTTGCGTTGTCTTCGTCTGTTTACATCTCTTGGAACGTCTCTGGTGGCCATGTGAATCCAGCGGTTACGTTTGGGATGGCGGTTGCTGGTCGGATTAGTGTTCCAACCGCTTTGTTCTATTGGACTTCTCAGATGATTGCCTCTGTTATGGCTTGTCTTGTCCTTAAAGTAACTGTCGTCGAACAG CACGTACCGATCTATAAGATTGCCGGAGAAATGACGGGATTTGGAGCATCGATTCTTGAAGGTGTTTTAGCGTTCGTCCTGGTCTATACCGTGTTCACGGCTAACGATCCGAGACGTGGTTTACCTTTAGCCGTGGGACCAATATTCATTGGGTTTGTTGCGGGAGCCAATGTTCTAGCCGCTGGTCCCTTCTCTGGAGGGTCCATGAACCCGGCATGTGCCTTTGGGTCAGCGATGATTTACGGAAGCTTTAAGAACCAAGCTGTGTATTGGGTTGGGCCTCTGCTTGGAGGAGCCACAGCCGCGTTAGTGTATGACAACGTGGTGGTTCCAGCAGAAGATGATCGTGGCTCATCTACTGGAGATGCCATTGATGTGTAA